In bacterium, the sequence GTCAGAATACTCTTTAGCAACATCATTAAAGGCTCTTTCCCAGAGATCAAATGCAAAGGTTAAGACATTAGTCTTGCCGCATAAAGTCAGCTTTTTACCTTTATTTCTCTTTCTGCAATATTCAAAAGCATACCGGATACATCTTTCCACGCCCTTACGAGTATTTATTGATTCCTGTATAGCAACTTCGTCAGCAGTCCCCTTCTTTAAATTCCCACCAGCACCAACATAAAGTCCTTCTGTATTCTCCCGCACCACAGTAAAATCAATATCATTAGGACCTTTATCCTTTAAAGGAGTATCTACTCCCGGATAAAGCTTAACAGGTCTCAGATTTATATACTGATCCAGAGCAAACCTGAGCTTGAGAAGTAGTCCTTTTTCCAGAATTCCGGGTTTTACATCAGGATGACCTACTGCGCCAAGATATATAGCATCCAGCTTTCTAAATTCTTCTATAGCGGAATCAGGCAGGACTTCGCCTGTTTTCAGATATCGCTCACCTCCAAAATCATAATGTGTAAACTCAAACTTTATATCATATTTACCCGAAATCGCTTTAAGCACTTTCATGCCTTCTTTTATAACTTCAGGCCCTGTCCCGTCTCCACCTATCACACCTATTTTATACATCGCAACTCCTTTTTTTAGTATTAAGTCTTTTTTTGAATTTTTACTTAATACTTACCGCTTAATTCTTAATCCTAGTTCGGAATTATAACAACAATATTTTTCAAAGAAAAGCATAACTTTATTTTTTCATAGCAAAAATCAGCCTGAGACCTTGTAAAGTAAGGTCCGGGTCTGTTTTTTGTATGCTTTTTGAATATTGACTTATCAGCGATGACCAGCCGCCTGTACCAATAACCTTTGGCGGTGTGAGAAATTCTTTCTTTAATCTTTCTACTATGCCGTCTATCATTGAGCTAAATCCGTACACAATTCCTATTTGTATGCTCTCAGTAGTGTTCTTTCCAATAATTGACGTGGGTTTTTGGAGCTCTACCTTTGGCAGTAAGGCAGTATCTCTGTAAAGTGCATTAAGAGACATTCCTATGCCTGGGAATATTACCCCTCCCAAGTATTCACGTTCTTTAGATACCAGATCAAATGTAGTAGCCGTCCCGCAATCCACAACTATTGCAGGAGCACCATACAGGTTATATGCAGCTACAGCATTGACTATTCTATCACTCCCAACCTGAGAAGGTGCGGCATATGTTATCTTTAATCCTGTTTTTGTCTTATAGTCAACTACCAGAGGATTAATGCCAAAATATTTTTTGGATAACTTCCTGAATAATTTCGTCACGTCAGGCACAACAGAAGATATTACAAAACCTGTTATTTCATCTTTCTTAAGATTTGATTCAATTAGAAAATTGTTTAACTTTTTGAAATAATATTCAACATCCTGCTTTACTTTTGTTTTTATGCTGATTTTAGATACTAACAGGTCACTAGCAAATATACCTGCACTAATACTTGTGTTTCCTACATCAACGGCAAATAACATACTCAATTGTTCCCTCTGTAATGCGTCTGGATATACCGGAATCTAATCTGAGAATCAACGCGCCATCAGGATCGATTCCAAGCGCTTGCCCTTCTACAACCTCATTTTGCAAAATCGCTCTGACTTGTTTGCCAAGAATAGAAGACATTTCTTTCCATTCCTCAAACAGCAGACTTCCTTCTCCCTTTTTCAGATATAAATAAACCTTCTCTATTTCAAATAACACTTTCCGTACAAGCTCCACTCGTGATACTTTCTTAGCACATTCCATTTTTAGCGAGGTAGCTTTACCATATAAATCACGTGGAAAATCATCTTCATCCAAATTCACATTTATTCCAAAGCCTATAACTATAAAACCAGTTTTCGTTCTTCTTTTTTCTACAAGAATTCCACAAACTTTTTTCCCTCTTATTACCACATCATTTGGCCACTTAATATAAGCAGGTAGAAATGTTGTCTCCCTTATTGCCTTAGAAATAGCAACAGATGCTCCAATAGTAAGCAGATTTAGTCTTTCTGAAAGCACATTTGATTTTAATATAATTGAGCACAGAATGCACTTTTGCGGCAGAGAAAACCACACTCGGCCTAATCTGCCTCTCCCTTTTATTTGCCCTTCTGCTAGAATAACAACACCTTCTGCATTGTGCTTCTCAGCCAATGACCAAGCTATATCATTTGTAGAAGACGTTTTATTATAAACATATATTTTTTGCCCTATTATTTGAGTCTCTAGACCAGCTTTGATTGTATCTTCAGAAAATTCTTCCATATTCCATATCCAATTAAAAATTTAAAATTAAGAATTAAGAATTCTTAATGATATATCCATTGCTTTTGCAGAATGGGTTAGCCTGCCAACAGAAATTCTCTCAACCCCGCATCCTGCTATCTTTTCAACACTATTAAGAGTTACGTCTCCTGAGACCTCTATCTCTGGCAA encodes:
- a CDS encoding 3-isopropylmalate dehydrogenase, producing MYKIGVIGGDGTGPEVIKEGMKVLKAISGKYDIKFEFTHYDFGGERYLKTGEVLPDSAIEEFRKLDAIYLGAVGHPDVKPGILEKGLLLKLRFALDQYINLRPVKLYPGVDTPLKDKGPNDIDFTVVRENTEGLYVGAGGNLKKGTADEVAIQESINTRKGVERCIRYAFEYCRKRNKGKKLTLCGKTNVLTFAFDLWERAFNDVAKEYSDIKTDYAHVDATCMWMVKNPEWFDVIVTDNMFGDIITDLGAMIQGGMGIAAGGNINPDEGGTSMFEPIGGSAPKYTGKNVINPMAAICAGGMMLEHLGESKAADDIEKAVIKIVQNDMKSLSAGKMGHTTSEIGDMVAKEVM
- a CDS encoding biotin--[acetyl-CoA-carboxylase] ligase, with the protein product MEEFSEDTIKAGLETQIIGQKIYVYNKTSSTNDIAWSLAEKHNAEGVVILAEGQIKGRGRLGRVWFSLPQKCILCSIILKSNVLSERLNLLTIGASVAISKAIRETTFLPAYIKWPNDVVIRGKKVCGILVEKRRTKTGFIVIGFGINVNLDEDDFPRDLYGKATSLKMECAKKVSRVELVRKVLFEIEKVYLYLKKGEGSLLFEEWKEMSSILGKQVRAILQNEVVEGQALGIDPDGALILRLDSGISRRITEGTIEYVICR
- a CDS encoding type III pantothenate kinase, which translates into the protein MSMLFAVDVGNTSISAGIFASDLLVSKISIKTKVKQDVEYYFKKLNNFLIESNLKKDEITGFVISSVVPDVTKLFRKLSKKYFGINPLVVDYKTKTGLKITYAAPSQVGSDRIVNAVAAYNLYGAPAIVVDCGTATTFDLVSKEREYLGGVIFPGIGMSLNALYRDTALLPKVELQKPTSIIGKNTTESIQIGIVYGFSSMIDGIVERLKKEFLTPPKVIGTGGWSSLISQYSKSIQKTDPDLTLQGLRLIFAMKK